From Planctomycetota bacterium, the proteins below share one genomic window:
- a CDS encoding type II toxin-antitoxin system HicA family toxin: MKTAALLRHLRKHGCFLKREGASHSLWTNPATGHTEAVPRHVEVPNLLARKICRSLSVPQIGAR, from the coding sequence ATGAAGACCGCCGCCCTTCTCAGACATCTAAGGAAACACGGCTGTTTCCTCAAGCGAGAAGGAGCGAGTCACTCCTTGTGGACCAACCCTGCGACAGGACACACCGAAGCGGTGCCTCGGCACGTCGAGGTACCAAACTTGCTGGCGAGAAAGATCTGTCGGAGCCTCTCGGTCCCGCAGATCGGAGCTCGATGA
- a CDS encoding type II toxin-antitoxin system HicB family antitoxin — MRSEFTAIVEREDDWFIAYAPEVPGANGQGKSKQEALDSLRDAIELILADRLEDAMRGLPEEAERETVAVG, encoded by the coding sequence ATGCGCAGCGAATTCACCGCCATCGTCGAACGCGAGGACGACTGGTTTATCGCCTACGCCCCGGAAGTTCCCGGTGCGAACGGACAAGGCAAGTCGAAACAGGAAGCCCTTGACAGCCTGCGTGACGCGATCGAGTTGATCCTGGCAGATCGGCTCGAAGACGCCATGCGTGGTCTCCCCGAAGAAGCCGAGCGTGAGACGGTGGCGGTCGGATGA
- a CDS encoding glycosyltransferase family 2 protein, with protein MIALDVILLLLAAGLLVPSLMLAVEVLASLLPRRTALPDETPRPNVAVIVPAHNEAELLPRTLALLQAGLTDGDRLIVVADNCSDATAQVARDAGAECVERHDTERRGKGYALDAGMQHLQAEGTLPPVVIFNDADVLADAEAIDLLARQVVATGLPAQACYLMAVPESAGRQGMVSRFALVLKNYVRPLGLDRLGVPCPLFGSGMAFPVELATKMSLATGDLVEDMRLGLQLCRDGHGPQFCPRALVQGELPADGAIAASQRRRWEHGHLSVFLATPALLLAGLRRGSLATIVAALDHAVLPLTILAGGILAIVTATTTRILTLEPTTLSMIALATATASIGLLLVAIGLTWLGHLRRQIPASSLLGLPAYVVRRVPNQAAFVFRRQRDWVRTPRAHERLDDAASPNSSAASPN; from the coding sequence GTGATCGCCCTCGACGTCATCCTCCTGCTCCTCGCCGCCGGGTTGCTGGTGCCGTCGCTGATGCTGGCGGTGGAGGTCTTGGCCTCGCTCTTGCCCAGACGCACGGCGCTGCCCGACGAGACGCCCAGGCCGAACGTCGCCGTCATTGTCCCGGCGCACAACGAGGCCGAGCTGCTGCCCAGGACGCTCGCGTTGCTTCAGGCCGGCCTGACCGACGGGGATCGCCTGATCGTCGTCGCCGACAACTGCAGCGACGCGACCGCGCAGGTCGCGCGCGATGCCGGCGCGGAATGCGTCGAGCGGCACGACACCGAACGCCGCGGCAAGGGCTATGCACTCGACGCGGGCATGCAACACCTCCAGGCCGAGGGCACGCTGCCGCCCGTGGTGATCTTCAACGACGCCGACGTCCTCGCGGACGCTGAGGCGATCGACCTTCTGGCCCGGCAGGTCGTCGCAACGGGTCTTCCGGCCCAGGCGTGCTACCTGATGGCCGTACCTGAGAGTGCGGGTCGTCAGGGCATGGTCAGCCGATTTGCCCTGGTACTTAAGAACTATGTCCGCCCGCTCGGGCTCGACCGCCTCGGCGTGCCGTGCCCGCTCTTCGGCAGCGGCATGGCCTTCCCGGTGGAACTCGCGACGAAGATGTCCCTGGCGACGGGTGATCTGGTCGAGGACATGCGTCTCGGCTTGCAGCTCTGCCGCGACGGTCACGGCCCGCAATTCTGCCCGCGGGCACTCGTCCAGGGCGAGCTCCCAGCCGACGGTGCCATCGCCGCCAGCCAGCGACGACGCTGGGAACACGGTCACTTGAGCGTATTCCTCGCAACGCCGGCCCTCTTGCTCGCCGGCCTTCGTCGTGGCAGCCTCGCGACGATCGTCGCCGCACTCGACCACGCCGTGCTGCCGCTAACGATTCTCGCCGGTGGCATCCTCGCGATCGTGACGGCCACAACGACGCGCATCCTGACGCTCGAACCGACGACGCTGTCCATGATCGCCCTGGCGACCGCGACCGCGAGCATCGGCCTGCTCCTTGTCGCCATCGGGCTGACGTGGCTCGGGCACCTCCGCCGTCAGATTCCCGCCTCGTCGCTACTCGGCCTGCCCGCCTACGTCGTCCGCCGCGTACCAAACCAGGCGGCGTTCGTGTTCCGGCGTCAGCGCGACTGGGTTCGAACGCCCCGCGCCCACGAGCGGCTCGACGACGCCGCGTCGCCCAACAGCAGCGCGGCCTCTCCGAACTGA
- a CDS encoding ABC transporter permease, with amino-acid sequence MTDVVAETQPVREPVALPRTPTQVERILEGFGEFCLFAWQTFLYTASAIVRPHTMRGLLTQMYEVGVKSVPVVGITGAFIGMVMAIESYAQFVAIGQEERIGSVIGLTVVKQIGPVLAAMMLAGRVGGALTAELGTMNVTEQLDALRVMGSDPIRYLVVPRFLACLILTPILTVYSDYLGILGGWIVATKALGISDEAYWQNSAFGIETWQVMEGLFKSVFFGGAIGLISCYKGFTCGSGASGVGKACTEGFVQSFIAIIILNFFFAKLLRDIYEGRFGPPESVF; translated from the coding sequence ATGACCGACGTCGTAGCCGAAACGCAGCCGGTTCGTGAGCCGGTCGCCTTGCCGAGGACGCCGACGCAGGTCGAACGCATCCTCGAAGGTTTCGGTGAGTTCTGCCTGTTTGCCTGGCAGACGTTCCTTTACACGGCCAGCGCCATCGTTCGCCCGCACACGATGCGGGGGCTGCTCACGCAGATGTACGAAGTGGGCGTCAAGAGCGTCCCGGTCGTCGGCATCACTGGCGCGTTCATCGGCATGGTCATGGCCATCGAGAGCTACGCCCAGTTCGTCGCCATCGGCCAGGAGGAACGCATCGGCAGCGTCATCGGCCTGACCGTCGTCAAGCAGATCGGACCCGTCCTTGCCGCCATGATGCTCGCCGGCCGCGTCGGCGGAGCACTCACGGCCGAGCTTGGCACGATGAACGTGACCGAGCAGCTCGACGCCCTGCGCGTCATGGGCAGCGATCCGATCCGCTACCTCGTCGTACCGCGCTTCCTCGCGTGCCTGATCCTCACGCCGATCCTGACCGTCTACAGCGACTACCTCGGCATCCTGGGCGGATGGATCGTCGCGACCAAGGCGCTCGGCATTTCCGACGAGGCCTACTGGCAGAACAGCGCCTTCGGCATCGAAACCTGGCAGGTCATGGAAGGGCTCTTCAAGAGCGTCTTCTTCGGCGGGGCGATCGGGCTGATCAGCTGCTACAAGGGCTTCACCTGCGGCAGCGGTGCCTCGGGCGTCGGCAAGGCCTGCACGGAAGGCTTCGTCCAGAGCTTCATCGCGATCATCATCCTCAACTTCTTCTTCGCCAAGCTCCTCCGCGACATCTACGAAGGCCGCTTCGGCCCGCCGGAGAGCGTGTTCTAG
- a CDS encoding glycosyltransferase family 4 protein — MHVAYLVNQYPQPSQSFIRREIAALEDLGHRVSRFTLRRFDGDLPDPRDEAEREKTTVVLARGAKGLATDVLSTAAGNPASAASSALSAWRASRKVPSRRTVYGVYFAEAAALKRMLDPIKVDHVHAHFGTNSAEVARLCHRLGGPPYSFTCHGPEEFDQPLALDLGGKVAESKFAVAVSSFGRSQLWRWTDYEHWDKVKVVHCGIDGSFLDAEPTPIDTDSRDFVCVGRLAEQKGQLVLVRAAGKLKDAGLDFHVHLLGEGPLRPILEAEIARLDLGRHVTLHGLASGDEVRSRMAACRATVLPSFAEGLPVVLMESLALGRPAVTTTVAGIPELVTPDTGWLVPAGDVDRLAEAMRHALSADAATLSGMGLVGRSRVAERHDAATEAQKLVDQFGSASLGKIR, encoded by the coding sequence GTGCACGTCGCCTACCTCGTCAACCAGTACCCGCAGCCGAGCCAGTCGTTTATCCGGCGGGAGATCGCCGCGCTCGAAGACCTTGGCCATCGCGTCAGCCGGTTCACACTGCGCCGATTCGATGGCGACCTGCCCGACCCGCGTGACGAGGCCGAGCGTGAAAAGACAACCGTCGTCCTGGCGCGCGGTGCGAAAGGGCTCGCAACGGACGTCCTCTCGACGGCTGCGGGCAATCCGGCATCGGCGGCGTCCTCGGCACTGTCGGCCTGGCGTGCGTCGCGCAAAGTGCCGAGCCGGCGCACTGTTTACGGCGTCTATTTCGCCGAGGCCGCAGCGCTCAAACGCATGCTCGATCCGATCAAGGTCGATCACGTCCACGCACACTTCGGCACCAACTCGGCGGAAGTCGCCCGGCTATGTCATCGCCTCGGCGGGCCGCCGTACAGCTTCACGTGTCACGGCCCGGAAGAGTTCGACCAACCGCTCGCCCTCGACCTTGGCGGGAAGGTCGCCGAGAGCAAGTTCGCCGTCGCCGTCAGCAGCTTCGGCCGAAGCCAGCTGTGGCGGTGGACGGACTACGAACACTGGGACAAGGTCAAGGTCGTCCACTGCGGCATCGACGGCTCGTTCCTCGATGCCGAGCCGACGCCGATCGACACCGACAGCCGCGACTTCGTCTGCGTCGGCCGCCTCGCGGAACAGAAGGGTCAGCTCGTCTTGGTCCGGGCGGCGGGCAAGCTGAAGGATGCTGGTCTCGACTTCCACGTCCACTTGCTTGGCGAGGGCCCGCTCCGCCCGATCCTCGAAGCTGAAATCGCCAGGCTCGACCTCGGCCGGCACGTGACGCTGCACGGCCTGGCGTCGGGCGACGAGGTGCGATCGCGCATGGCCGCCTGCCGGGCGACCGTGCTGCCGAGCTTCGCCGAGGGGCTGCCGGTGGTTCTGATGGAGTCGCTTGCGCTGGGCCGGCCGGCTGTGACGACGACGGTGGCGGGCATTCCGGAGCTGGTGACGCCCGACACCGGCTGGCTCGTCCCCGCCGGCGACGTGGATCGGCTGGCCGAGGCGATGCGCCACGCGTTATCGGCGGATGCTGCGACGCTGTCGGGCATGGGCTTGGTCGGGCGAAGCCGCGTGGCAGAGCGTCACGACGCTGCGACAGAAGCGCAGAAGCTGGTCGATCAGTTCGGCTCCGCCTCGTTAGGCAAAATCAGGTAG
- a CDS encoding ABC transporter ATP-binding protein translates to MSLLRLKNLHKRFGHLVVLDGVTLEVEEGKTLVVLGASGSGKSVMLKHIVGLLKPDEGEVWFEGVRIDQLGRRALEQIRTHMGFLFQQGALFDSLTNLENVVFPLTQHTKLDKREANARAQRMLEMVGLPDVGPKMPSQVSGGQRKRVALARAIVMDPRVILYDEPTTGLDPIRSDVISEVILKLRNELEVTSIVVTHDMANAFKVADRLVMLHDGKIRFDGTVEQIQRSEDPVVNRFVRGEADQRELGGLKHSEGRQPRLTFRGRP, encoded by the coding sequence ATGTCTCTCCTTCGCCTGAAAAACCTCCACAAGCGTTTCGGGCACCTCGTCGTGCTCGACGGTGTGACGTTGGAGGTCGAGGAGGGCAAGACGCTCGTCGTCCTCGGGGCCTCGGGCAGCGGCAAGAGCGTCATGCTCAAACACATCGTCGGCCTGCTCAAACCCGACGAAGGCGAAGTCTGGTTCGAAGGCGTTCGCATCGATCAGCTCGGCAGACGCGCGCTCGAGCAGATCCGCACGCACATGGGCTTCCTGTTCCAGCAGGGCGCACTCTTCGACTCGCTGACAAACCTGGAAAACGTCGTCTTCCCGCTGACGCAGCACACCAAGCTCGACAAACGCGAGGCCAACGCACGGGCACAGCGCATGCTCGAGATGGTCGGCCTGCCCGACGTCGGGCCCAAGATGCCCTCGCAGGTCTCGGGCGGACAGCGCAAGCGTGTCGCGCTTGCCCGCGCGATCGTGATGGACCCGCGCGTCATCCTTTACGACGAGCCGACCACCGGCCTGGATCCGATTCGCAGCGACGTCATCAGCGAGGTCATCCTTAAGCTCCGCAACGAGCTGGAGGTCACCAGCATCGTCGTCACGCACGACATGGCCAATGCGTTCAAGGTGGCCGATCGACTAGTCATGCTGCACGACGGCAAGATTCGTTTCGACGGCACCGTCGAACAGATCCAGCGGTCCGAAGACCCGGTCGTCAACCGCTTCGTCCGCGGCGAGGCCGACCAACGCGAGCTCGGCGGACTGAAACACAGCGAGGGCCGCCAGCCACGCCTCACCTTCCGCGGCCGGCCTTGA
- a CDS encoding NAD(+)/NADH kinase, translating into MRLAIVANLNKMRVRPAADELAEWIRQTHGDRVDVLGIDPNGDERAKNDDPPPGTTRLDLETVEADVILVLGGDGTLLSVARRLQGRPIPVMGVNYGRLGFLADFRPDDVRHHFTALLEGKLTTSSRQMLDVSVIAANEPCDLSDDKAVAEKRRFHVLSLNDAVINAGPPFHMIELDLGTDGEFGVKVFGDGMIVATPSGSTAYNVSAGGPILNPPLQGFCLTPIAPHSLSFRPVIVPSTARVMIVAAKVNRGTTLVCDGADCTRLKVGDRVVIRRAERDLLLIENPTSRRWDALAGKLHWAKTPRYNEAE; encoded by the coding sequence ATGCGGCTCGCGATCGTCGCCAACCTCAACAAGATGCGCGTCCGCCCCGCCGCCGACGAGCTGGCAGAGTGGATTCGCCAGACCCACGGTGACCGCGTCGACGTCCTCGGCATCGATCCCAACGGCGACGAACGCGCCAAGAACGACGACCCGCCGCCCGGCACCACACGCCTCGACCTCGAAACCGTCGAGGCCGACGTCATCCTCGTCCTCGGCGGCGACGGCACCCTCCTCTCCGTCGCACGCCGACTCCAAGGCCGGCCGATCCCGGTCATGGGCGTCAACTACGGCCGGCTCGGCTTCCTCGCCGACTTTCGGCCCGACGACGTTCGCCACCATTTCACCGCCCTGCTCGAAGGCAAGCTGACGACCAGCAGTCGGCAGATGCTCGACGTCAGCGTGATCGCCGCCAACGAGCCGTGCGATCTGAGTGACGACAAAGCCGTCGCCGAGAAGCGTCGGTTCCACGTGCTCAGCCTCAACGACGCCGTCATCAACGCCGGCCCGCCGTTCCACATGATCGAGCTGGACCTCGGCACGGACGGCGAGTTCGGCGTCAAGGTCTTCGGCGACGGCATGATCGTCGCCACGCCGTCCGGCAGCACCGCGTACAACGTCAGCGCCGGCGGCCCGATCCTCAACCCACCGCTGCAGGGATTCTGCCTGACGCCCATCGCCCCGCACAGCCTGAGCTTTCGCCCGGTCATCGTCCCGAGCACCGCCCGCGTGATGATCGTCGCCGCCAAGGTCAACCGCGGCACGACGCTCGTCTGCGACGGCGCCGACTGCACCCGCCTGAAAGTCGGCGACCGCGTCGTCATCCGCCGCGCCGAGCGCGACCTCTTGCTCATCGAAAATCCCACCAGCCGCCGCTGGGACGCCCTCGCCGGCAAGCTCCACTGGGCCAAGACGCCTCGGTACAACGAGGCGGAGTGA
- a CDS encoding NAD-dependent epimerase/dehydratase family protein, translated as MDEALTATSPQRVFLSGGSGFVGTNVLEELIARGIRVSALVNSSPLSVESDLVTTFKGGLFDRDALKAAMDGCDAAIHLVGIIDENPAKGVTFEKMHVEATRNVLDAANEAGVERYVHMSALGTRPDAVSAYHKTKWQAEELVRTSGLTYTIFRPSLVHGPRGEFMQQAADWARGKALPFLFMPYFGFGLLGLGGSGKVQPVYVKDVAKIFVDALTNDAAAGRVYNVAGPDVMDWPTMHKHISTAVRGKPKIAIGVPSWYAGLLTKVVPASLLPFNEAQIQMAREDYAGDTTELLADFDLTPTPFAETVAGYAGQM; from the coding sequence ATGGATGAAGCACTGACCGCAACATCGCCGCAGCGGGTCTTCCTCTCCGGCGGCTCCGGCTTTGTCGGGACCAATGTCCTCGAAGAACTCATCGCCCGTGGGATCCGCGTCTCCGCTCTGGTCAACTCGTCGCCGCTGAGCGTCGAGAGTGACCTCGTCACGACGTTCAAAGGCGGGCTCTTCGATCGCGACGCGTTGAAGGCCGCAATGGACGGGTGCGATGCGGCGATCCACCTCGTCGGCATCATCGACGAGAATCCGGCAAAGGGCGTCACGTTCGAGAAGATGCACGTCGAGGCGACGCGGAACGTGCTGGATGCGGCGAACGAGGCCGGCGTCGAGCGGTACGTCCACATGTCCGCGCTCGGCACCAGACCCGATGCCGTAAGCGCGTATCACAAGACGAAGTGGCAAGCCGAGGAACTCGTCCGCACGAGCGGCCTGACGTACACCATCTTCCGCCCATCGCTTGTCCACGGCCCGCGCGGCGAGTTCATGCAACAGGCCGCCGACTGGGCACGTGGCAAGGCGTTGCCGTTCCTCTTCATGCCCTACTTCGGCTTCGGCCTGCTCGGTCTCGGCGGCAGTGGAAAGGTCCAGCCGGTCTACGTGAAGGACGTCGCCAAGATCTTCGTCGACGCGCTGACGAACGATGCCGCTGCCGGCCGGGTCTACAACGTCGCCGGCCCGGACGTGATGGACTGGCCGACGATGCACAAGCACATCTCAACCGCCGTCCGCGGCAAGCCCAAGATCGCCATCGGCGTCCCGTCGTGGTACGCGGGCCTGCTGACGAAGGTCGTGCCCGCATCGCTTCTGCCGTTCAACGAGGCCCAGATCCAAATGGCCCGCGAGGACTACGCCGGCGACACGACGGAACTCCTCGCCGACTTCGACCTGACGCCGACACCGTTCGCCGAGACGGTGGCCGGCTACGCGGGACAGATGTGA
- the gap gene encoding type I glyceraldehyde-3-phosphate dehydrogenase: protein MPLKVGINGFGRIGRLVFRAAAYRSDDDIQIVGINDLVGADNLEYLLKYDTIHGRYDDTKGGALGRSGDTKLTVGGREIPTFSERDPANLPWGDLGCDVVLESTGLFTTEEAASAHLKAGAKKVVISAPTKSPETVPTYVMGVNDDQYDPSKNVVSNASCTTNCLAPITKVILDNFGLEEGLMTTVHAVTATQPTQDGPSKKDWRGGRNAYMNIIPSSTGAAKAVGLCLPETKGKLTGMAFRVPTMDVSCVDLTFRTTKATSYDEISAAMKAAADGPMNGVLGYTEDEVVSGDFITDPRSSIYDAGAGIGLNDHFFKVVSWYDNEWGYSNRCIDLMMKMAKHGL, encoded by the coding sequence ATGCCTCTCAAAGTCGGCATCAACGGTTTCGGTCGCATCGGCCGCCTCGTCTTCCGCGCCGCCGCCTACCGCAGCGACGACGACATCCAGATCGTCGGCATCAACGACCTGGTCGGTGCCGACAACCTCGAGTACCTCCTCAAGTACGACACGATCCACGGTCGCTACGACGACACCAAGGGTGGCGCGCTCGGCCGAAGCGGCGACACGAAGCTCACGGTCGGCGGTCGTGAGATCCCGACGTTCAGCGAGCGGGACCCGGCCAACCTGCCGTGGGGCGACCTGGGCTGCGACGTCGTTCTGGAGTCGACGGGTCTGTTCACCACGGAAGAGGCCGCCAGTGCGCACCTCAAGGCCGGTGCGAAGAAGGTCGTCATCAGCGCTCCGACCAAGAGCCCCGAGACAGTCCCGACGTACGTGATGGGCGTCAACGACGACCAGTACGACCCGAGCAAAAACGTCGTCAGCAACGCCAGCTGCACGACCAACTGCCTGGCCCCGATCACCAAGGTCATCCTCGACAACTTCGGCCTCGAAGAAGGCCTGATGACCACGGTGCACGCCGTCACCGCGACGCAGCCGACGCAGGACGGGCCGAGCAAGAAAGACTGGCGCGGCGGTCGGAACGCGTACATGAACATCATCCCGTCGAGCACCGGCGCTGCCAAGGCCGTCGGGCTCTGTCTGCCAGAGACCAAGGGCAAGCTGACCGGCATGGCCTTCCGCGTACCGACGATGGACGTGAGCTGCGTCGACCTGACGTTCCGCACAACAAAGGCGACGAGCTACGACGAGATCAGCGCCGCCATGAAGGCCGCGGCCGACGGTCCGATGAACGGCGTGCTGGGCTACACCGAAGACGAGGTCGTCAGCGGCGACTTCATCACCGACCCACGCTCCAGCATCTACGACGCCGGCGCGGGCATCGGCCTGAACGACCACTTCTTCAAGGTCGTCAGCTGGTACGACAACGAGTGGGGCTACAGCAACCGCTGCATCGACCTCATGATGAAGATGGCCAAGCACGGGTTGTAG
- a CDS encoding sodium-dependent bicarbonate transport family permease, with translation MLDSLPQLLSAPVLFFLLGVFACLVRSDLDIPQPIPKLLSLYLLIGIGLKGGIELRAATLSFDVVAGLAAAIVLSAAVPLWTFFLLRRRLGSADAAGVAATYGSISAVTFILAVSFLETRNEPYGGHMVASMALMESPAIIIGLLLARRFGVAQTDPLPTRRPMGTIAPDAFGSPTVPGLEHEQTPFRWRTLVHEAVFNSAVLLLLGSLAIGAILGHDGFTELSPLFGTPFKGVLCLFLLDMGLLAARRLGDLGRAGISTTGFALVAPPVHAAIGIGSAWLLGLSPGDALLLAVLVGSASYIAVPAALRLSLPEANPSIFVPMSLGLTFPFNVVIGIPLYWGVITWLWSA, from the coding sequence ATGCTCGATTCGCTGCCGCAGCTTCTGTCCGCCCCGGTCCTGTTTTTCCTGCTCGGCGTCTTCGCGTGCCTCGTCCGGTCAGACCTCGACATCCCGCAGCCGATCCCGAAGCTGCTGAGCCTCTACCTGCTCATCGGCATCGGACTCAAGGGCGGCATCGAGCTGCGGGCGGCGACGCTGTCGTTCGATGTCGTCGCAGGGCTCGCAGCGGCGATCGTGCTGTCGGCGGCGGTGCCATTGTGGACGTTCTTCCTGCTGCGACGTCGCCTCGGCTCTGCCGACGCAGCGGGCGTGGCAGCGACCTACGGCTCGATCTCAGCCGTGACGTTCATTCTGGCGGTGAGTTTCCTCGAAACGCGTAACGAGCCCTACGGCGGGCACATGGTCGCGTCGATGGCGCTCATGGAGTCCCCGGCGATCATCATCGGCCTGCTGCTGGCCCGCCGGTTCGGCGTGGCTCAGACCGACCCGCTGCCCACGCGTCGGCCGATGGGCACGATCGCGCCCGACGCCTTCGGCTCGCCCACCGTGCCCGGCCTCGAACACGAGCAAACGCCCTTCCGCTGGCGAACGCTCGTCCACGAGGCGGTCTTCAACAGTGCCGTGCTGTTGCTCCTCGGCTCGTTGGCGATCGGTGCCATCCTCGGCCACGACGGCTTTACGGAGCTGTCGCCGCTCTTCGGCACGCCATTCAAGGGCGTGCTGTGCCTCTTCCTGCTCGACATGGGCCTGCTCGCGGCGAGACGGCTTGGCGATCTGGGACGGGCGGGCATTTCGACGACCGGCTTCGCCCTGGTCGCCCCGCCGGTCCACGCGGCGATCGGCATCGGCTCCGCGTGGCTGCTCGGGCTGAGTCCGGGCGACGCGCTGCTTCTGGCGGTGCTCGTCGGGAGCGCCAGCTACATCGCCGTCCCGGCCGCGCTTCGGCTCAGTCTGCCGGAAGCCAACCCCAGCATCTTCGTCCCGATGTCGCTCGGCCTGACCTTTCCGTTCAACGTCGTCATCGGCATCCCGCTGTACTGGGGCGTGATCACGTGGCTTTGGTCGGCGTGA
- a CDS encoding exonuclease domain-containing protein, with protein MQGRPSLLDRLADVPVAVVDVETTGSTPRFGDRVTEVGIARYEPGVGRVNIAHLVDPGKRIPPSIVRLTGITDEMVTGQPTFADRLGDIVEGLSGAIVVGHNVRFDLGFLAAEFRRAGTSLANELGNPHVLDTVRIARRRFGRGGNGLQKLSRRLGVVPTDAHRALADAVTTGQVLEILLEPWGGAACTVLDAVQAQGGPMPLDLEEDDTRDLPPELLDALSCRGRVRMTYLDARRKESVREVEPIEIRRQRGTATLIAHCCLRDDRRTFKLERIVRVERVTVGTS; from the coding sequence GTGCAGGGACGCCCGTCGCTACTCGATCGCCTCGCCGACGTACCGGTGGCCGTGGTCGACGTCGAGACGACCGGCTCCACGCCACGCTTCGGCGATCGCGTGACGGAAGTCGGCATTGCTCGCTACGAGCCGGGCGTCGGCCGGGTCAACATCGCGCACCTCGTCGACCCCGGCAAACGCATCCCGCCGAGCATCGTCCGGCTGACGGGCATCACCGACGAGATGGTCACCGGCCAGCCGACGTTTGCCGATCGGCTGGGCGACATCGTCGAAGGGCTGTCGGGGGCGATCGTCGTCGGGCACAACGTCCGCTTCGACCTCGGCTTCCTCGCTGCCGAGTTCCGCCGGGCCGGGACGTCGCTGGCCAACGAGCTGGGCAACCCGCACGTGCTCGACACCGTCCGAATCGCCCGGCGACGCTTCGGCCGAGGTGGCAATGGGCTGCAGAAGTTGTCGCGTCGACTCGGCGTCGTGCCGACCGACGCGCACCGCGCCCTCGCCGATGCGGTGACGACGGGTCAGGTGCTCGAAATCCTGCTCGAGCCGTGGGGCGGCGCGGCGTGCACCGTGCTCGACGCCGTCCAGGCCCAGGGCGGGCCGATGCCGCTGGATCTCGAGGAAGACGACACGCGCGACCTGCCGCCGGAGTTGCTCGATGCGCTGAGCTGTCGCGGACGCGTGCGCATGACATACCTCGATGCGCGTCGCAAGGAGAGCGTCCGCGAGGTCGAGCCGATCGAGATTCGACGCCAACGCGGCACGGCGACGCTGATCGCGCACTGCTGTCTACGGGACGATCGACGGACTTTTAAGCTGGAGCGGATCGTCCGCGTCGAGCGGGTGACGGTGGGGACTTCGTAG
- the eda gene encoding bifunctional 4-hydroxy-2-oxoglutarate aldolase/2-dehydro-3-deoxy-phosphogluconate aldolase → MNDAENTVYDALAAAGVLAVVVLDNADDAEPLGDALWEAGMRAVELALRTPASVEAAKRLRKHLPDLMLGLGTVLTPDLVRQGNDLGADFALAPGCSSDVLDAAADVGMPFVPGVVTPSDIETAVRHGRKLLKFFPAETSGGVKHLTSMAAPYLHLGLSYIPLGGLKQDNFGSYLELPIVPAVGGSWIAPKPAIADGDWAKVLQNARDAVEAAKTIVAAKAK, encoded by the coding sequence ATGAACGATGCAGAGAACACGGTGTACGACGCCCTGGCCGCCGCTGGCGTGCTGGCGGTCGTCGTGCTGGACAACGCCGACGATGCCGAGCCGCTGGGCGATGCGCTGTGGGAAGCGGGCATGCGGGCCGTCGAGCTGGCCCTGCGAACACCGGCGTCGGTCGAAGCGGCGAAGCGACTCCGCAAGCACCTGCCAGATCTCATGCTCGGCCTTGGCACCGTGCTCACGCCCGACCTCGTTCGGCAGGGCAACGACCTCGGGGCCGACTTTGCCTTGGCTCCAGGTTGCAGCAGCGACGTTCTGGACGCAGCCGCAGACGTCGGCATGCCGTTCGTGCCGGGCGTGGTGACGCCCAGCGACATCGAGACGGCCGTCCGGCACGGGCGGAAGCTGTTGAAGTTTTTCCCGGCCGAGACGTCGGGCGGCGTGAAGCACCTTACGTCGATGGCCGCGCCCTACCTGCACCTTGGGCTCTCGTACATCCCGCTGGGCGGGCTTAAGCAGGACAACTTCGGCAGCTACCTCGAGCTGCCGATCGTCCCGGCCGTCGGCGGTTCGTGGATCGCGCCCAAGCCGGCGATTGCCGACGGCGACTGGGCCAAGGTCCTTCAGAATGCGCGCGACGCCGTCGAGGCGGCGAAGACGATCGTCGCAGCGAAGGCGAAGTAG